In a genomic window of Siniperca chuatsi isolate FFG_IHB_CAS linkage group LG1, ASM2008510v1, whole genome shotgun sequence:
- the LOC122879922 gene encoding protein mono-ADP-ribosyltransferase PARP6 — protein MDIKGQCWTDEESDGENESEQFLYGIQGSCAADLYRHPQLDADIEAVKDIYTDSAVSVREYGTIDDVDIDLHINIGFLDEEVATAWKVIRTEPIILRLRFSLSQYLDGPEPSVEVFQPSNKEGFSLGLQLKKILSTFTSQQWKHLSNEFLKAQQEKRHSWFKAGGTIKKFRAGLSIFSPIPKSPSFPLIQDTVLKGKLSVPELRVTRLMNRSISCTMKNPKGELFSYPPNSQTVAVPAARAPAQITTRQLIELFFSSQAGGHCKNIPTLEYGFLVQIMKYSEQRIPTLNEYCVVCDEQHVFQNGSMLKPAVCTRELCVFSFYTLGVMSGAAEEVATGAEVVDLLVAMCRAALESPRKSIIFEPYPSVVDPNDPKTLAFNPKKKNYERLQKALDSVMSIREMTQVQGSYLEIKKQMDKLDPLAHPLLQWIISSNRSHIVKLPLSRQLKFMHTSHQFLLLSSPPAKEARFRTAKKLYGSTFAFHGSHIENWHSVLRNGLVNASYTKLQLHGAAYGKGIYLSPISSISFGYSGMGKGQHRMPTKDELVQRYNRMNTIPQSRPIQSRFLQSRNLNCIALCEVITSKDLQKHGNIWVCPVSDHVCTRFFFVYEDGQVGDANINTQEPKVQKEIMRVIGTQIYSS, from the exons ATG GACATCAAAGGCCAGTGTTGGACAGACGAGGAGTCGGATGGGGAGAACGAGTCGGAGCAGTTCCTGTATGGCATTCAG GGGAGCTGTGCTGCTGACCTGTACCGCCACCCTCAACTGGATGCAGATATTGAGGCAGTAAAAGACATCTACACTGACAGTGCTGTCTCTGTTAG GGAGTATGGAACCATTGATGACGTGGACATTGATCTTCATATTAACATCGGTTTCTTAGAT GAGGAGGTTGCGACAGCTTGGAAAGTTATCAGAACAGAGCCCATTATTCTGAGACTGcgcttttctctttctcagtaCCTCGATGGACCTG AGCCGTCAGTAGAAGTGTTCCAGCCCTCAAATAAAGAAGGCTTCAGCCTGGGCCTGCAGCTCAAAAA GATCCTGAGCACGTTCACCTCACAGCAGTGGAAGCACCTCAGTAATGAGTTCCTCAAGGCCCAGCAGGAGAAGAGGCACAGCTGGTTCAAAGCTGGAGGAACCATCAAGAAGTTCCGCGCCGGGCTCAGCATCTTCTCCCCCATTCCCAA GTCTCCAAGTTTTCCTTTGATCCAAGACACAGTTTTAAAAGGGAAGCTGAGCGTCCCTGAGCTGAGAGTGACCCGCCTGATGAACCGCTCTATCTCATGTACCATGAAGAACCCTAAAGGGGAGCTCTTCAGCTATCCACCAAACAGCCAG ACTGTGGCTGTCCCGGCGGCCAGGGCCCCAGCGCAGATTACCACGAGGCAGCTGATTGAATTGTTTTTCTCATCCCAGGCGGGTGGCCACTGCAAGAACATCCCCACCTTGGAGTATGGCTTCTTAGTGCAG ATAATGAAGTACTCAGAGCAGAGGATCCCCACGCTCAACGAGTACTGCGTGGTGTGTGACGAACAGCACGTCTTTCAGAACGGATCCATGTTGAAG cCGGCTGTGTGCACcagggagctgtgtgtgttctccttcTACACTCTGGGTGTGATGtccggagctgcagaggaaGTGGCCACCGGAGCAGAG GTGGTGGACCTACTTGTGGCTATGTGTCGAGCTGCTCTAGAGTCTCCCCGTAAGAGCATCATCTTTGAGCCGTACCCATCAGTTGTTGACCCCAATGACCCCAAGACTCTGGCCTTCAACCCAAAG aagaagaattaTGAGAGACTGCAGAAAGCATTGGACAGCGTCATGTCCATTCGGGAAATGACCCAGGTACAA GGCTCATATCTAGAGATCAAGAAACAGATGGACAAACTTGACCCTTTGGCCCATCCCCTGCTACAGTG GATTATTTCCAGTAACAGGTCTCATATCGTCAAGCTGCCTCTGAGTAGG CAACTGAAATTCATGCACACCTCCCACCAGTTCCTGCTGCTCAGCAGCCCCCCGGCCAAGGAGGCCCGTTTTCGCACTGCCAAGAAGCTATACGGCAGCACCTTCGCCTTCCA TGGTTCCCATATAGAGAACTGGCACTCTGTTCTGAGAAATGGACTAGTCAATGCCTCTTATACCAAACTGCAG CTGCATGGGGCAGCGTATGGAAAGGGCATCTATCTGAGCCCCATCTCCAGCATATCTTTTGGATACTCAG GAATGGGGAAAGGACAGCACCGCATGCCCACCAAAGATGAACTGGTGCAGCGATACAACCGCATGAACACCATACCACAG AGCCGTCCAATACAATCAAGGTTTCTTCAGAGTCGAAATCTGAACTGCATTGCTCTGTGTGAAG TTATCACATCTAAGGATCTACAGAAACATGGTAACATCTGGGTGTGTCCAGTATCCGACCACGTCTGTACTCGCTTCTTTTTTGT GTATGAGGATGGCCAAGTAGGAGATGCCAACATCAACACCCAGGAGCCTAAGGTGCAGAAGGAGATCATGCGTGTGATTGGGACCCAGATCTACTCCAGCTAA